The sequence GAGTAATATTAGAAAGTTGAGTTACTGATTTGGGTTCTAAGCCCTTCCTAGCATTTCCGTTTTGTGCTGCCTGTATCTCCTCCCCATTTCAAAAATATCTCATGAGTGTGGCTCATTTGGAAGGTTTCTTGCATTTTCACAGTTTTATAGGTTGGAGAATTATAGGTAGaataatttcttttgaaagacAACCTTTAAGTTGCCTCTCTACTTTTTTTAGCTGGATGAAAAAGAAAGTCGACGACTGTTCCAACAGATCCTTTCTGGTGTGGATTACTGTCACAGGCATATGGTGGTCCACAGAGATTTGAAACCTGAAAATGTCCTGCTTGATGCACACATGAATGCAAAGATAGCTGATTTTGGTAAGgagatttttatagtttcatatATTCATTATGTTTAACAAACATCAGTAGCATTCTTcagataatttttacttttatataataGCCTAAGTATCCCTTTATGGTATCCTCACCATTTGTCTGTGAGCATACAAAAAGGGGTAAAAATAAGGAATTCTCTTTTCTTAGCTTTATGTCTTTAAAATTGACTTTTATGACATTAGGCAAACAATTTAAATTGGCAGCATTTAATGACATCATTTGAAAAGAGACCATTATTTGTATAGGCGAAGTTAGCACACCTATTTCCAGTGTGTTCTTTTGATCAAATATGGAGCAAGAGGAAAGAGACTGGGATGGAGTTATTCAAACTTTGAAAGTTAGAAGGCAAACCAtatgaacaaaattattttaaaaaaagaaagtgaagagacttcctaggtggcgcagtgggtaagaatccacctgccaattcaggggacacaggttcaatccctgccccaggaagataccacatgctgtggagcaactaagcccatgcgccacaactgttgagcttgtgctctagagcccgtgaaccacaactattaagcccatgtactacaactaccgaagcccacgtgcctagagcccgtgctctgcaacaagagaggccacctcaatgagaagccctcacaccacagtgaagagtagcccccactctccacaactagagaaagcccgtgtgcaacaacaaagacacaacacagctgataaaataaataaataaataatttaaaaaaaaagaaagtgaaatattttaaatgatagagAAGCATAATTTCAGCTTGAGGaaaatttaatgaatttatttttcctttatttcctatGTAAATTGCCATTGACATTATTAAACCTAAGATAAAAATGAATCTCTGCAACTTTCTTTTGCTTAGTTTCAGTTTAAATTAGAGGAGATACttataaattacattttcttcagttttgtatGTGTTTCTATATTTTAATCTATAGAGATTCACTACATAGTGCCCAACAGCTTGGAGCTACTgcgtttttttaaataactgactAAATTATTTGACTTCCTTATTCTTTagtcattatttttatacattgtattTTTGAGGAGgcagagctttcttttttctttctttttttagctgcACCAcaaagcttgtgggatcttagttccctgatcagggattgaacctggaccacagcagtgaaagcactgagtctgtttgttttttgttttttttttttaaagctctttattggagtataattgctttacactgttgttccagtttctgctgtacaccaaagtgaatcagctgtatttacacatatatcccccatcccctccctcccgcgactccctcccgctctccctgtcccagccctctaaggcatcacccatcatcgagttattctccctgttttatgcagcagcttcccactagctatctgttttacatttggtggtgtatatacgtcagtgctactctcacttcatcccagattccccttcaccccctaccctgtgtcctcaagtccgttctctatatctgcatctttattcttgccttgtcactgggttcatcagtaccatttttttagattccattcatatggtatttttctctttctctgaaaacactgagtcttaactactggaccaccagggaattcctgagttttctttttgaaaactatTAAGTTCCTATGAAGGAactttgatattaaaaattattaatattttttaaaaaggatcagAATGAGGGTTAATAGGAACTTTGAATTTTAATTCTGTTCTACATTTTTTCCTAGTAATTTCTATATTAATAAAACTTAAACATGCCCAGTTTATTCTAATAAGCAAAATAACCAGTAGCTTAATATGTACTCATTAAACTCCAACAATGCACTAACTTTAAATGTTGAGACATCACAAATTTTATGGCATAAAGGCAAAATATTTGGGAACAATGAAGACTGTAGGATTCTGTTGAAGCAGAGAACAAAATGATGATTTATCACTTTAATGCAAACTcaattttattgtttaataagaattttgtttttatttttgtccttggGAAATCTTGAGCAGTGGATTTTGTGTATTTTCAGGTCTTTCAAATATGATGTCAGATGGTGAATTTTTAAGAACAAGCTGTGGCTCGCCCAACTATGCTGCACCAGAAGTAATTTCAGGAAGGTAGTGTTTGACACCTCCTCCCCGCCCAGTATAtctgtaattgtctttttctcCTAGACTTTGTTAGTCTATAGTATAATATTCAATACtagtgaaaggaaagaaatttaaagcTGATTCGTTTCTTATCCAGAAAGGGttctattttaagaataaaacgtTATAAGTGAATAAGGATTAAGGACTCCATTTATAGAGATGTTGGTCTGCAAgtcaatattatattagttaaaTGAGagtactttcattttttccccctggtGGAAGAAACTGAAGGTTTAAAACTACTGAGTTTTAAAGATATGAGACATTAAAAACCTGAATAATACAGAAATATCTAGTAGTAAGAAATGGTTTACTGTTTGCTTAGGTGAAGAATTAAAAGTGTAATGTGTAGCTTTAATTGTTCAaattagttttagcttttatgatAAAGTGCCTTGCGGAATTGGACTGAAGTACTGACAATCttcagatttcatttatttttattttcattctttaaattttctagagACTGAAATATTATAAGAATTCTGATCTCTCAATTTACTAACCACCAGCATTGAGAACATGAGGATCTTAGCATAAGGCAGCTTTCCAAATAGTTTAGATGACAGGAAAATCTAATTTTTTGAAGAGTAATTGTTCTTCACTATACCACGGAAATTgaaaacagagaagttaaattCTGTTTACTAGTTTTTATAATtaacttttaataacttttcattCAAACCGTGTTTCTTTGTTTCAACGTTTACATCCTGATTAATTAGAATGCATAAATATTGtagtattttctttctattttcataaGGTTGCTTGCCTAGACTGCTCAGAGCAAGTATATTTGTGTTAAGGCATTGTTATGAGTAAGGCAGAAAGATCTAATTTTAGATTTATCAAGTTTTGtcattatctttttatattaacttaatgtttaaattattatttcacGTGGGTTGTCTAAATTATTTTGGGAAGAAGACAATTCAGGACCTGGATACTGGGGACAgtattaattaaataaacaaaaagaaatgtaatgcATATATATAACGGGCCATTACTGAAGTCTCATTTTCCCAGTTTGGATAAAGTCTTTCTGCGAGGTCTAGATGTATGGAAACCTTTACTTTCAAAACAGTATTTAGTGATCAGTTCAATAATTTATTTGACCAATTTAAAGAAATCCTTTCTTTGAAGCCAGACTTTGAATGGGTTATCTAATTAGTCTGCAGCTAGTTAAGTCAGTAGGCTACAGTGTATTGCAAATAACAGTTTAAAGTCTTCCGTGAATCAGTTAGCTGGGCTTCCTTCCACAGCCTCAGGCCCCTTTTACCTTGGTATGAGGTTTTGGGTTATTGGGGAGAGTGGGTTTAGAGTCCATCACTAAAGAACATTCTCATTTGATGAAAGATCACTTAATCTCTCCTCTGTAACTAAAAAACAACGGTTTCAAATTCAGTAATGATGTTTGTTCAAAGTTGGTCCTATTGGTTGGCCATCATGAGGACTCTTGTAAGGTAGTAAGAAGAGAATTTTAGCTATAGcccataacttaaaaaaattcttaatttttattttcaaagataatACTGATAGAATTAGTATAGAATCTGTATGTGTAGTACACAGCAGTGACTTATAGAAACCATATTTTGACTAATAATTCTTTATGAAGTATCTGTATTTAAAGTGTTTGATTAATTGACTCCTAAATTACTAATGATGTTTAATCCAATTGGTATTTCCTGTTCCAGACTGTACGCTGGTCCAGAGGTAGACATATGGAGCAGTGGGGTTATCCTCTATGCTTTATTATGTGGAACTCTTCCATTCGATGATGATCATGTGCCAACTCTTTTTAAGAAGATATGTGATGGGATCTTTTACACCCCTCAGTATTTAAATCCTTCTGTGATTACCCTTTTGAAACATATGCTGCAGGTGGATCCCATGAAGAGAGCCACAATCAAAGATATCAGGTGATAAAGCAATTGGATTATCAGATCTAATAATGTCAGtgatatgttaagtgaaagaaaaatttgcAGAACAGTATGTACagtgtaattctgtttttatgttaAAAGTAGTATATAgactgactcatttattttgatatttaaaaatacatactaaaCTGGCTACCTTAGGGAAGTAAGATTGGTAGGAGGAAGGGCTTTCACTTTTTGCTTATGCTTCTTTATTTGTTTGGAAATTGTTACGGTGAACATTATAttaccttttaaattaaaaaaaagagctaatgaaaaataaaaaggacccTGGTTGGGTATTAGATTTGGTAGTGATTCTTAAAGATTTTATATAGTATGCTTCATGTTTGACTTTTATATATTCTCATGGggattaatattttttcatggtACATTTGTGTGTTgctatttgagttttttttttttttttgagaacttttattgagatgcagttaacagacaataaacagcatgtatttagagtatacaatttggtatcccaatctcccaattcattccactccaaccctccccactttctccacttggtgtccatatgtttgttctctacctctgtgtctctatttctgccttgcatttcctctttcatagttgttagcatttgccttacgtattgaggtgctcctatattgggtgcatgtatatttataattgttatctcctcttcttggatggatcccttgatctttatgtaatgtcctttcttgtctcctataatatttcttattttaaagtctattttatctgatatgagtattgctacaccagctttcttttgatttccatttgcatggaatatcttttaccatcccctcactttcagtctgtatgtgtccctaggtctgaagtgggtctcttgtagacagcatgcatatgggtcttgtttttgtatccactcagccagtctgtgtcttttggttggagcatttagtccatttacattcaaggtaattattgatatgtatgttcctattaccattttcttaattgttttgttgttgtttctgcaggtccttttcttctcttatatttcctgcttagagaagttcctttagcatttgttgtagggctggcttggtggtgctgaattctcttagctgttgcttgtctgtaaagcttttgatttctccaccgaatctgaatgagatccttgctgggtagagtattcttggttgtaggttcttccctttcatcacttgaaatatatcatgccactccctcctggcttgcagagtttctgctgagaaatcagctgttacccttatgggagttcccttgtatgttatttgtcatttttcccttgttgcttttaataacatttctctgtctttaatttttgtcagttggactactatatgtcttggcctgtttctccttggatttatcctgcctgggactctctgcacttcctggacttgggtagctatttcctttcccatggtagggaacttttcaactataatctcttccaatattttcttgggtcctgtctctctctcatctcctcctgggacccctataatgcgaatgttggtgcatttaacattgtcccagaggtatcgtaggctctcttcagttcttttcattcttttttccttattcttttccgcatcagtgatgatcaccattctgtcttccaggtcacttattcacccttctgcctcagttaatctgctgttggttccttctagtgtatttttcatttcagttattgtgttgcatatctctgtttgtttgctctttaattcttctaggtctttggtaaatttttcaatctttgaatccagtcttttttcaaagtcctggatcatcttcactatcattattctgaattctttttctgtaagggtgcctatctcctcttcatttagttatttttctggggttttatcctgtcccttcatctggtacaaagtgctctgctttttcattttctctctctttctgtggctgtggttttcagttccacaagacgaaatactgctgatactgcttgatactgctgtcttccctcttgtgtgCTATTTGAGTTCTGATcttataaattattgttttttccttttgttcctctCAAGGAATGAGAAATTTTAATTCAATCAATGACACGTTTGTTTTTGTAGTAGTATACATTGAATTACATATGAAATTACTGTTTGTAGGTAAAAAAAAGTCCATCAGTGTTGCcagtttcatatggttcaacctaatagtTTGAATAAGGCAAAAGAGATGATGACAAATCTCCTTCTCAAGTTTGGGCAGGTCATTTCcgatgaagatttaaaaaaaaacactgcaaaCTTTCTACCAtcgtttttctttccttttttcccttacgGAATTTCTCTTTTGGTATTCAAATGGCTAGACAGCACATTTCTCTGAGATgaatggagaaggaagaaagaaatcaggTGTATATCTAGGAATAGTAAAGAAGAAAGTACTAGGGtagtgaagaagaaagaaaggttaTATGTACAACTTAAAACTTGATtcctaaaatagatagctaataaggacctactgtagagcacagggaactctattcaatgctatgcaatgacctatatgggaaaagagactaaagagtggatctatgtatacatataactggattcactgtgctgtacttcagaaagtaacacaacatggtaaatcaactgtactccaatttaaaaataaataaataaaagtaaaaaaagctTGACTCCTTTCCATTTACTCCATATGCTGCAGACTAGCTAAAAAAGAGACTGTGAGTGGCAGGGCATGACTTTACCACTAGAGGAGAAGGACTAATCATTCTCCAAGGACTGATCATTCTCTAAGGACTAAGATGAAAATTTCAGAATATCTTAGTGAGAGGtactttttcttgtgttttacatattttttctaacTTAAATGAAATATGTGACAATTGGAAAAGACTtagaaaacaccaaaaaaaaattagagaattaaaatgatatttaattcCATTACCCAGAAGATAATCATTGTTCTTTTGGGTGTTTTCCTCTCTCAGTGTTTTTAGTTTTAACATATTGTTTATATAGGTCAGGTCAAAAATATCCTTTTATAAATGAAGTTAGGAAATCCTCAGTTCCTTCATTAAAATAAGGGGATATTATTATCTTTAGAGTTGTCTGAAAATGAGGTGAGATAATGTATATGAAGTGTTTAGCCTATAATCTatcacatagtaagcactcaatgaaTAACAGTTgcctgtttttgttgttatatatttttttcacttaacattatatcCAAAGAGTATTATAATGAAGCCACAGActaattttgttctctttctgagctGGAAATAAGATGGTCTTTGCCATTTGTTTGTCATTGCCATTTGttctaaaactttaaataaaagtgtAGACACTTCTTTTCTGGTTGCTTCAGCAGTGTTTTCTCCCTCTTAAAATCAGAGGAAGGCTGGAGCATTTCCCTtaacatatacaatgaaatgtgaGCCTGAAGAGGAaaatctcagtttaaaaaaaataatacagtataagtataaatttaaatgaattcataCCCTAAATTCCCTCAAACTGTTATTTTCAGTCTCATCTCTCCTCAAAATCCTTCTGACCTTCCCCTGCCATTTTCTCTCAGGGAACATGAATGGTTTAAACAGGACCTTCCAAAATATCTCTTTCCTGAGGATCCATCATATAGTTCAACCATGATTGATGATGAAGCCTTAAAAGAAGTATGTGAAAAATTTGAATGCTCTGAAGAGGAGGTTCTCAGCTGCCTTTATAACAGAAATCACCAGGACCCTTTGGCAGTTGCCTACCACCTCATAATAGATAACAGGAGAATAATGAATGAGGCCAAAGATTTTTACTTGGCAACAAGCCCACCTGATTCTTTTCTTGATGACCACCACTTGACCCGACCCCACCCTGAAAGAGTACCATTCTTGGTTGCTGAAACACCAAGGGCACGCCATACCCTCGATGAATTAAATCCACAGAAATCCAAACACCAAGGTGTAAGGAAAGCAAAATGGCATTTGGGAATTAGAAGTCAAAGTCGACCAAATGATATCATGGCAGAAGTTTGTAGAGCAATTAAACAACTGGATTATGAATGGAAGGTAAGAAAGAAAGAGTATTCTGATTACTAGCACATTTGACAAACCTATAGTCTATGCAGTGTTTTAGAAGAATTCCTTTTGACTCTGTCTTTGTCCATACCATATGCTAGGTTGTAAACCCATATTATTTGCGTGTTCGAAGGAAGAATCCTGTGACAAGCACATACTCCAAAATGAGTCTACAGTTATACCAAGTGGATAGTAGAACATACTTACTGGATTTCCGTAGTATTGATGGTATGTATATCAGAACAACATAGATCACATATTAGACCTTGTCACCTAATTTGGTGTTTTAGTAAATCCTTGATTCTTTTGAAGCTTCTTGAATTGTTCCTAGTAATAATTCATagcaaaagaacataaaatatgaGATTTTATGCCTTTGTGACGTGAATATTTGTAAATCTTATGAATAGTTTATTGTCCTTTTAAGATTATCTTCTAAAATCCTTAAAGCTTGACAACAGCCTGATCCTAAAGTGATAGTTTCtgctacatttctgttttttgtagTTCATTTTGGTAAGATAAAATGCTGTCTTTAGAAAAAATGTCGACTTAAAGATTCTTTAAGTTTCtattattaaacttaaaaaaatttgataTTTAGCAAAATTCACTTAAGAATTGGAGTATAGCTATTAGCTTTTAGAGTTAAGTGACAAAGCACTATAAATACATTTGATTAGTAGCTCATGTGGGACAAGGGATTGTTTGCTGAGTAAGGTTTCTTGCAGGGGACTGAGAGAAAAATGTTTTGTACAGTTAGggatttatgattattttttgcATCTGAAGTAGCCTTTTCCTCCCTGCCTGGTATTCGTTTTTTGAGTTACATGATTCCAGTTGTATTTACCTTGTGATAAAGTGTTCTTAAGTAATAGATCACTTTTATGTGTAAGTCACTGTATAAAGACTCCTGGGACAAATGCATTTTATGTCCCAGATAACCATCATAATTAGCTAAAGTTGACATTGTTAACCTTAAACTGCGGTATATTTCTATTTACCTACAGTCATAAATAGTCATAAACAACCTCATGATCAAATCActgaaatattaaacattttaaaagttaggtATTTTAATTGGCTGTCAGAATAGTGACCCTTCTATGCTATAAGATTTTAAAGTACCTTCTTGAGTTTTATTAAAGAACATTATattgttttactgttttaatAGTTTGAAAATGAAGATCTAtacttagaaaatatatttagattgCTTAAGTTGAGGTAAATAATTAATTGCAGAAAGCagaagctttttgtttttgtgatttttatgttaAGTGGGAAAAATATCCTGTATACCAAGGTATATATGAGGGGACTGTAACAGACTTCCAGGAAATGGTGCAAGAGCATACCATGAGTTGAAATTTATGTGAATTCAGATCTCCCATGCACATACACTCTTAAAACTAATTTAATTCTCCTTATTAAAAAGCCTGATGAAACACATTTGACTCATAGTTCAAGTAAATAATAGTTCTAGCCTAGCATTATAAAAGGGTatagctgtatatatatataaatgttctcTCACAAACAGAACCTTTAAGTAGAGGTTTATGGCAATTCTTCATTGGCCAAGTCAACTGAATTAAGATATGTTGCCACTTTTGTTCATTTAAGATTATATGGAATTATTAGATGAGATTTACCTCtggatttttttgtcttctttataaaCTCAAAGATAGTACCTATATAGTATcagaaagacacagacacagctTTCAGCTATGATATATTGGCCAAACCTGTTTGTTTATGTATAGATGGTATTTCTCTTCTAACACTAATGCAGTCTGAGATACAGAATGGGTTTTATATTTTTCCGTTGTAGTTGGATTAAATTCATAACCTTAGGTTTATTAGTACCTGGGTTTACCAATTGAATGACCACTTACTGTTTTCATATCGTGTTCCTAACTTTagtttttccttgatttttgttCACTGGAATTGCTGCTCTTTTATAAGGTCTTAAATCAAATATGAAGACAGAGTGGGAGAATGCAGAGCACGGATATGAATGAGAGTTAGGAGACTTGGGTTCTAGATTTACCTCTCTGTTCATATGTTACCtatggcaagtcacttaactcttAAGgggtttatatttatttatcaataAAACAAGGAGTTGGATGAGAGGATTTCCAGGATTCAAATTTTAAGTGCATTTATTCTATGATTTTAATATAGAAAGACTGACTTTTATTGCTAGGGAATGATGTTTAGTAAGCCTCATTATTAGTTTATTGGGCTCTTAATCCTGGATTGCAAGACTGATGAGTGGCCAAATATATACCCAATCTTAATAAGTCATCAGGGGAATACATTGCTGTATGTAAAAAAAGGCAAGTGGCGTTAACAGATTCATTGCCTTTGTTTAGGAGGTATTCAAAATAAACATGCTCTCAATAGCTGGTCAGTAATCTCAAAGAAGCAAattaaatactattaaaattttgGGGAGGGTGTCATGCATTATAATAAATTGAATGTTTTTTTCTACCTAGATGAAATTACTGAAGCCAAATCAGGGACTGCTACTCCACAGAGATCAGGCTCAGTTAGCAATTATCGAGCTTGCCAAAGGAGTGATTCAGATGCTGAGGCTCAAGGAAAATCCGCAGAAGCTTCTCTTACCTCATCTGTAACCTCACTTGACTCTTCTCCTGTTGACTTAACTCCAAGACCTGGAAGTCACACAATAGAATTTTTTGAGATGTGTGCGAATCTAATTAAAATTCTTGCACAGTAAACCTAAAACTTTGCTTATTTCTTTGAAAGCAATAAGCATGCATAATAAATCATAGCCAAATGCTTCCATTTATAATCAAGTTATACATAATTATAACTGAGGGTTGGCCTTTTGGAATGCAGTTTGCACAGGGATTGGAAAATGATTAATAGTTAAAAGCAAAATGTGCAAAAATGAATTACGATAACTTTGTTCATTATTCAGTAGGCATATAGAATAATATACACAATGAATTATAGGTCTCTCAGGCTCACTTGATTTTTGGCTATTCTATATGTATTGTATACAGGGCTCTGTAGAATATTAATTTACCATAAAGGCCTTCATTTGTTAATTATGTgttgatgtataatatatttGCTTCAtaagtttcttcaataaatatttgcctagAATCCCCAGAGACCTTTATAGGTGATTTTGTTTCCTGGGCTCCTTCTTAAATAGCAAGTATCTTCAACAGTAGGGACAGCCTGGATGATTCTTCCACATCCCCTCCTTAAATATTCCATAATATATGGTGAGTGACATTCAAGATATTGgacacaattaaatttttttcttttgtttggtaCCTCCAAAAACACAGAACTTATATATTCAGTTACTCTAGGCAGTAAGTTTAATTTTACGATTTGTCCCTCTATATTCTGTACATAAATTGCTCTTTTTGTCACAAGAGCTGTGTTGCATATACTGTAAATAAATCATGTTGATTTTGCAATatcacaaagtcctctgcttatTGTCAGTCAGTATTAAATGTATGCAAAAATTCCTAGTCATTCAGTCATGTATCTTTTAAATTGATTCAGTGCATAGAACATGTCTTACAAACTGTTTAAAAGCTcagatatgatttttttctcctaaatttcATTATGgttatctttaaag is a genomic window of Hippopotamus amphibius kiboko isolate mHipAmp2 chromosome 15, mHipAmp2.hap2, whole genome shotgun sequence containing:
- the PRKAA1 gene encoding 5'-AMP-activated protein kinase catalytic subunit alpha-1 isoform X1; this encodes MATAEKQKHDGRVKIGHYILGDTLGVGTFGKVKDCLLTWKWNWVLSPTPEKVGKHELTGHKVAVKILNRQKIRSLDVVGKIRREIQNLKLFRHPHIIKLYQVISTPSDIFMVMEYVSGGELFDYICKNGRLDEKESRRLFQQILSGVDYCHRHMVVHRDLKPENVLLDAHMNAKIADFGLSNMMSDGEFLRTSCGSPNYAAPEVISGRLYAGPEVDIWSSGVILYALLCGTLPFDDDHVPTLFKKICDGIFYTPQYLNPSVITLLKHMLQVDPMKRATIKDIREHEWFKQDLPKYLFPEDPSYSSTMIDDEALKEVCEKFECSEEEVLSCLYNRNHQDPLAVAYHLIIDNRRIMNEAKDFYLATSPPDSFLDDHHLTRPHPERVPFLVAETPRARHTLDELNPQKSKHQGVRKAKWHLGIRSQSRPNDIMAEVCRAIKQLDYEWKVVNPYYLRVRRKNPVTSTYSKMSLQLYQVDSRTYLLDFRSIDDEITEAKSGTATPQRSGSVSNYRACQRSDSDAEAQGKSAEASLTSSVTSLDSSPVDLTPRPGSHTIEFFEMCANLIKILAQ